DNA from Pseudocitrobacter corydidari:
CTGACTCAGCGCGATCAACCCATTACCCTTGATCGCCAGATCGAGGCTGCGCCCGGTATCACGCACCGTTCCCGGCGTCATATCCACGCCGCCCTGAGCCGGTTGCGTCATGTAGCGAGAGGCGTAACCTTCGCCACTCACCTGCTGCGTCATCGCGCGCTCGAGATCGCCACGAAATCCCTGAGTGTTAACGTTCGCCAGGTTGTTCGCGTGGATCTCCTGCTGCGACAGCGTGCGGGATGCGCCGCTGACTGCGGTATAAATCAAACGATCCATTACACCGCCTGGAAGAGTGCGTTCATCATGCTGTCATTGGTGCTGATGACTTTAGTGTTCGCCTGATAGTTACGCTGCGCGGTCATCAGCCCAACCAGTTCAGAGGTCAGATCCACGTTCGACTGCTCCAGTGCACCCGCGGTGATAGAACCCAGCAGGCCGGTGCCCGGAGCGCCCGTCAACGGTGCGCCAGAGCTGGCAGTTTGTGTCCAGGTCGTACCATCCTGAGACTGAAGGCCGTTAGCGTTGGCGAAGTCTGCCAGTACCAGTTGCCCTTGTAACATGCGCTCACCGTTGGAGAAGGTGGCGTAAACGCTGCCGTCAGAATCAATCGCCTGCCCGGTACGTTCGCCGGATGCGTACCCGCTGCCCTGGTTTTTGCTGACGGAGAAGTCGGAACCATACTGTGTCGTGCCGTTGTAGCTCAGATCGATAGACAAGCCCGCCGCGCCGGGAATATCAATATTCAGGGAGGTCAGGTTGGTCGGTTTGGTGAGCACGCCCTGTTCGGAGAAGGTCATCTCCTGGGTGCTGTTCGGGATTTCGCTGTCGTCCATGTAGTAATGCACTTCCCAGGTATTATCGCCTTTCTTCACGAAATATTGGTTCAGCGTATGTTCACGGCCCAGAGAGTCAAAGATCTGGGTGGTGTAGCTGTTGTTGTAGGACGTATTGTCTTTCGGATCAAACGTGTCGTTTTCCGGTACGTCGGCATTAGCATCAAGGTTGGCGGTAAAGTCGAGGCTGTCCGTCGCTTTCGCCGGGATAGAACCGCTACTGATGGTCAGATTACCCACGGTACCGACCTGAAGCTGGCCGTTGGCATCGACAGGATAGCCCTGCAAATACATGCCCAGGTTATTGATAAGATTGCCGCTGCTGTCAGTACCAAAATAGCCCGCACGGCTGTAAGCCGTCGTGCCTGCACTGTCGCGAACCACAAAGAAACCGTTACCGTTAATTGCCAGGTCAAGCGCATTGCCGGTGGAAGCAATACTTCCGCCTTTGGTAATGCTCTGGGTGACGCCGGAAACACCGACGCCCAGCGGCTGGCTTTCAGCATAGAGCGCGGAAAACTCGGCGCGGCCCGATTTAAATCCGACGGTCCCGGAGTTGGCGATATTGTTGGAGATCGCGTTAAGTTGTTCAGTTACGGCATTGAGGCCGGTAGTGGCAATATTAAAGCTCATAAAAGTTCCTGTTTCGTCATCTCGTTAACCCGCCTCAGGCGCTGTTTTTCGAGGTTGTTCCAAACTGCGTAATGTTGTTGTAAGCAATGTCGCCAATGCCGTTGATGTTCAGTACGGTAGAGCTACCGTCGAGCGGGATACGCACGTTAGTGACTGTGCCGCCAACCTCAATCGGCACGGCCTCTTCGCCGGTATCGGTCACCACGCTCAGGGTATATTTCCCTTCACTCAGCCCCATTTCTGCCGGGTCGATGGTGAAATCCACCTGACCGGCATCCTGTTTGCCCAGCTCAATTTTGTGCTCAACACCCGCTGAATCTTTCACTATCACCGTCACCACGCCTGCGGCGTGTTCCAGCGTCAGACGTCCGTCAATCACTGTTTCACCGTCGCTGTTGATGGAATCGGCCTGCACCATGACATGCTGGCCCACCAAATTACCGGTGGTCAGGGTTTGCAGGTTGTCCATCAGCACTGAACTGTTCGCCATCAACTGCGACATGGTTTCC
Protein-coding regions in this window:
- the flgE gene encoding flagellar hook protein FlgE, with translation MSFNIATTGLNAVTEQLNAISNNIANSGTVGFKSGRAEFSALYAESQPLGVGVSGVTQSITKGGSIASTGNALDLAINGNGFFVVRDSAGTTAYSRAGYFGTDSSGNLINNLGMYLQGYPVDANGQLQVGTVGNLTISSGSIPAKATDSLDFTANLDANADVPENDTFDPKDNTSYNNSYTTQIFDSLGREHTLNQYFVKKGDNTWEVHYYMDDSEIPNSTQEMTFSEQGVLTKPTNLTSLNIDIPGAAGLSIDLSYNGTTQYGSDFSVSKNQGSGYASGERTGQAIDSDGSVYATFSNGERMLQGQLVLADFANANGLQSQDGTTWTQTASSGAPLTGAPGTGLLGSITAGALEQSNVDLTSELVGLMTAQRNYQANTKVISTNDSMMNALFQAV
- the flgD gene encoding flagellar hook assembly protein FlgD, which encodes MNVDNTTRNAQSTSYDSSVASNSSTASGMNTLFMQLLVAQIQNQDPLNPTDGTEYVSQLAQLTQVQSMETMSQLMANSSVLMDNLQTLTTGNLVGQHVMVQADSINSDGETVIDGRLTLEHAAGVVTVIVKDSAGVEHKIELGKQDAGQVDFTIDPAEMGLSEGKYTLSVVTDTGEEAVPIEVGGTVTNVRIPLDGSSTVLNINGIGDIAYNNITQFGTTSKNSA